The genomic region CGAAAGCGGACTGCCTAAACGTCTCATCGAGGAAGCGGCCACCAAACGGCAAGCGGCAGTCGATAAGGGCGAGGAAGTCATTGTCGGCGTCAACAAATTTCGGCTGGAGCAGGAAGACGAAATCGACATTCTGGAGATCGACAATTCGGCCGTTCGCCAGTCGCAGATTGCGCGTCTCAACCGCATCAAGGAGACGCGCAACAAGGCAAAGGTCGAAGCCGCACTAGCGGAACTGCAAAAGGTAGCGGAGACCGGCGAAGGCAACCTCCTCGCTGCCGCAGTCGAAGCCTCTCGTGCGCGCGCCAGCGTCGGCGAGATCTCCGATGCCATGCGCCGCGCATTTGGCGATCATGCTGCAGTTCCGAAGGTCGTCAACCGAGTTTACGGCTCAGCCTATGAGAACGAACCGGAATATCAAACGCTGGTTGACCGGCTAAGCGATTTTTCAAAACAGATCGGTGAAAAGCCAAAGGTGATGGTAGCCAAGCTCGGCCAGGATGGCCATGATCGTGGTGCCAAGATCATTGCCTCAGCATTCGGTGATATAGGCTTCGAGGTGTTGGCTGGTCCGCTGTTCCAGACGCCCGACGAAGCCGCTGACATGGCAATCGAGGCGAAGGTCCATGTTCTGGGAGTTTCGTCGCTCGCAGCCGGTCACAAGACACTTCTGCCCCAGCTTGTGGACACACTGCGCAAAAAAGGGGCGGAGAATATCATCGTGGTCTGCGGCGGTGTCGTTCCGCGTCAGGATTATCAGTATCTGTTCGATCATGGAGTAGCAGCGGTGTTTGGACCGGGCTCCAATGTGCTCGACTGCGCCCGTGCAGTGCTCGACCTGATGGAAGGTAAGCGCCGCAATCTTTGAGTATTATCAGTCAGATATATTGATTGCAGGACTCATTTTGTGAACTACTTCAGAAGCCGGGCAAACAGCCCGGCTTCTTGCTTGCAGCCATCTTTCAATCTTTCGGCCCGGTAAAACCTGCGATCGTTGAACCAGTTACGGAGACCGGATCGCTGGCGGGAAACGTGTCCTCCAAACCTTCATCGAGCTGGCGTTCGAGCTCTGCCCGATCACCGGCACGGCGGGCGCTTGGACGCGTCACAAAACTGCCCGGCTCGATACCGCATTCCGTACATGCAACCCCAAGAGCCTCACCCAGCTTCATGGCAGCGCGCCGCAGTACTTCATCGCGTGCCAATTCTGCGTCTGTCTCATTCTCCACCTTGACGGTGATCTTCTCTTCGCCCTCGGTGACGAATTCCACCATATAGAGCTTGAAGCCCCCCACCGAGCTGATGCGGGTTTCAACAATTACCATCGGCTAACCTCCGCGTTTTCTATGTAGGGGAAACGTTGAGCAGCGCGTGAAAGTTCCCTGCCTCATGCGATTGCGGAACCGCGCCCCTCCATTGAGCGTTTTATGTCAGCCATTTTGGAGGTTTAGATGTCACAGTTCTTCACAAAGCTCAGCGAAAAAGCTGCCGAACTTGCAGGTCATTACCTGGCGTTCGTTTTGGCGAGTTTGTTCATCATCATATGGGGCGTCACCGGCCCCCTGTTTAACTTCTCAGACACGTGGCAACTTGTGGTGAATACGTCGACCACTATAATCACCTTTCTGATGGTCTTTCTTATCCAGAATGCGCAGAATCGCGAAGCGAGTGCGACCCAGGCCAAACTTGATGAAATCCTGACTATCGTATCTACGACCAAGATCGAGACCATCGGTGCGGAACATCTGCCCCTCAATGAGTTGAAGCTGCTTTTACAACGGTTTGAAGAGCAAAGCGAAGCCGTCCACGTCGAGGAGCAGAAATGAGGAGCCTATCTTTCCATGCTGGCGGCCGCGCCTATATTCCACCGGAAAAATCCCATCGTTAGCAGAAAGGATGTCCCATGGCCGTCACCAGAAAGCAGGAAGCGCGTGCCCTCAATGCCGACGAAAAAGAACTGGTCGAAAAATCGCACCATCCTTTTTTGCAAAACGTTCCCGATGAAGAACTTGGCCATCTGGCGAAACTGATCCGCGAACGCCGCAAGAAGGCACGAGATCAGGCCCATCAGCGCAGGCGCGAAATGCGCGGAAAGGCAGCGGCTCGCGGAGCCACTCCTGCCAAAGCCGACGAAGGCTCGCATCTCAAAGTTTCCATTTTGGCCATGGCAGTGCGTCGTATCAACACGGAAGTTGAACGTCGGCGCCGCATGGCGGCGAGCGCCCAATTGATTGCAAATGCCCGTAAAGCGCTCGCGGTCAAGGAAGCAAACGAAAAGAAGGGCAAGGATTTCAACACGCGCCACGCACTGCAAGGCATGCGTAACATTCCGAACGAAAAATACGACAGCCTCGTCCGGCCGGCAGAACGTGGGCGGTTACGAAAGGCTGCAAGCGT from Brucella intermedia LMG 3301 harbors:
- a CDS encoding low affinity iron permease family protein, translated to MSQFFTKLSEKAAELAGHYLAFVLASLFIIIWGVTGPLFNFSDTWQLVVNTSTTIITFLMVFLIQNAQNREASATQAKLDEILTIVSTTKIETIGAEHLPLNELKLLLQRFEEQSEAVHVEEQK